The window CCGCGTGTCTCGCGGCGACGGACTCGATGCTGAGGATGCTATTCTTTCGCGTGGTCGCCACGATGTTTATGTCCGTGCGATCTCGACCGATCGGCTCGCTGTTCAACGCCCAGGTGATCTCGATCGGCAAATCGCCCTTGAGAATGGCGCACACCACGGAAATCGAGTCGCCCCAGTTCGCCGGCTCTTCGGTGATCACGAACGGAGCTATCTGCGGCGCGACTGCAACGATCCGCGAAAAGAAACGCGGTAAGGCGAGTCCTACGAGTTACTCCGACACCTTTCGTTGATCCGTGCCTCGACGCGAGAACGCGGAAAACAGGGACGTAGGGATTGACGAAGGAACTGACGAAGGGATGACGTACGGATGGTCTGTGTTCGTTTCGGGTGTCTATCGTAGGTACCGTTAACTGTCAATTCCGTCGAGTAGCTGGTTGCGCCGGCTGCGTTCGAGGCAACGCACGTGTACGTGCCCGCGTGACTCGGACTGGCCGAGTCTATGGACAGCAGGCTGTTCCTTTTGGTGGTAGTCACGGATATCCGGTGAGTCCCGTCGATAGGTAATTCGTTCAGCGCCCAGCTGATCTCGAGCGGGGAATCCCCGTTGACTACGGTGCAGACAGCCGATACGGAATCGCCCCAGTTCACAGCCCTGTCGGCCATTTCGAACGGGGCAATGCGCGGCGGTACTGTCGACGTGACAAGAACGCTATGGATAGCAGGACACGCGTCGATACCACGGTTTAATGGAAAGCTTACGGCGCTGATATCGGACACCTAAACGAAATCGTTCCACGCTGGGAAGAGGACGCTTAGAAATTTACACACCTTCACCCTCAGTGTTACCCCCGATGTTTCGCACGGCCGACCAACCACCCGATAGTTTCAGGCTAACCAAAGCGTTTACCGTTTACTGAAAGAACCGAGGTGTGCGCAGCGGATCCAGCTGCGTTGCTCGCGGCGCACTTATACTCGCCCGCGTGTCTTGCGGCTACAGAGTCTATCGTCAGGGTGCTGATCCGTTTACTACTTCTGGTCACGACGATGTCAGGAGTGTCGTAACTGTGGTCGCCGGACACGCGTCCGACATCGATAGGCCGACCGTTCAGTGACCACACGATCCTCACCGGCAGGTCGCCTTTGATCACGGCGCACTGAACGGTGGCCATCTCTCCGGCGTTGGCGGCCTCGTCACCGAACACGAAAGGCGCCAATTGTGGCGCGACTGCAAGATCGAAAACAACTTTGAATCGCGATCGTCGCGAGAATTGGAGCTACCAGAGAGGGACGCGCCTCCTCGAGCTGGTTCGTCGGATGGCGGGGATTACGAGTGACCATGGAGCGAATCAAGAGACGGCTGCTTACGGGATCGGGATACTCAGGCGTGGAACAACGTTATTTAAAAAACTGTAAAGAAAAAGCAATACGGAAAACGTGAAGAACAAACACGGGCCATCGTCTCGCTGCATCCGCGGGATGGACCGTGTCCTTACCTGCCGTCGTCACCGACGATAATCTTACCTTCCCCGTCTACTACGCGCTAACCCGACGATCGCGCAGCTCGATCATCGGCGCGACGACGGCAGTCGCCTTCGATTAACATTATATGAAGGTTACTGCGATAAATACTATGAAGATTACTGCGAAAAACAAGATGTTACGAGAGAGAATACTGAAATCAGACAAAGCGATTGAAAAACGCACCGACCGACCTCCCGAGGCAGTACCCCCGAAAAACTCTCCAAAAATAATCCCCGTCCGACAAGGATCCATCAATGAAATCTCTATATCTTTTTCGAGTTGGGAATATCAAGACCACGATTATAATTATTTCTGAGGAGAGAAGCAGAACCAACGAGATTCTTTGATTGGACTTAAAAACGTAGGAAGCAAGATTCGGGAAGCGCAGGTCTCCATAATGGAGCCGATCCGCCGAGAGGTTTCTCCCCGTGATCGATGGCTGCCTTCCCGGGACGTCGGTACGTTTTTTGTTCGTTACCAGCACGCGGTACAATcgcaaattaatataaattcgtgTACGAGGGGGTACCGTTGACCGAGAGTACAGCGATGTGACTGTCAGATCCAGCGGCATTGGTCGCGATGCACTTGTATCTTCCGGCGTGCCTCGCCGCCACGCTGTCGATGCTCAAGAAGCTGACCCTGCTAGTGGTTAGGATATTTACGTCCGGTCTGCCCGAGTCTATCGGGGTGTCGTCGAACGTCCACGTCAGGGCCACCGGGAAGTCACCCTTGACGATCGTGCAAGAAACCGACAGCATCTCGCCGGAGTTGAGGGGTTCGTCGCCGAAAGAGAACTGGAGGATCTGTGGCGCGACTGCGCGATCGAACCACGACACGGGAAACGACGGGACGTGAGAAAGAACGAACAAAAACTGATCGAGAAAGGGTTGAGAACCTGAAGCGGACGGAGGAGCCTCCGGTCGCAGCCGCGCGCGATCACAGATCCGAGCGTCGATCGTACCAAAGGATCGTCTGTCCTCCGCGTGGATAGATCTTGGAGGGCCGTCGAGAAATAGGCGGAACAATGCATAGAGGGGGGAAGAGAATCGCCAAAGGTCTAGGAAGATGAGAGGATACGCGCAATGGCGAGGACGACAGTTAGATAGCTTGTACGCAAGTACCGTTTACGGTTAGCCGAGCGGAGTGCGTCGTGGCTCCGGCACGATTCGACGCGGAACAAGTATAGTCTCCGGCGTGCCTAGCCGCGACCGACTCGATAGTCAGGACGCTGTTTTTCTTGTTCGTGCTCGCTATGACGACGTCGGATCCATGGCGGCTGTCGATCGGAGCCCCGTTAAACGCCCATGAGATCTCGAGGGGCTGATCGCCCTTGGTCACCGTGCAAGTCACGGAGATGAGCTCGGCCCAGCTGGCGGGCTCGTCCCCGAACGTGAAGGCCAGTATTTGCGGGGCGACTGGAAACAACGACTAGAAGAGTCGAGGCGACGCTACTATCGATCCTAGGTACACCGATCCTGGCGGGTGATCCGCGATGGGGTTGGTATGGCGGCGAAGAATGAGTCTGACGCGCGACAGGAGAGGAAACGTTTCGTGGAACAAGTTGAACGGACTTTAGGAACGTTCGACAGAAGCGAAACAGGAATCGTGGAAGAGGAAACGGAGGGTGGAGAAGAAAGAGGGAATCGTACCGTTGACCGTTAGGGTTGCTGATCGACTGACGGAACCGGCAAGATTCGATGCGGAGCAGGCATACTCTCCGGCGTGTCTTGCTGAGACGCCGTCGATGCTAAGGGTGCTCAGGTGTTTGCTGATTTTCGTGATCGTGATACTAGCGTCTTTCGACGTGTCGATCGGCACGCCGTTGAACGCCCACGATATGTCCATGGGCATGTCGCCTTTCAAGATCGAGCAGGGCACGGACACGGAGTCTCCCGAGTTGGCGACATCGGCATTGAAAGCGATCGGTAGAAGCTGCGGGCCGACTGAAGTCACGTTAGAATATCATCGTCCGTTCTAGCGCGCACCATCGACGACGGATGTATCGAACGGATCGACGGAAACGTTAGAGTTCTCGATGCAGGACGTCGGGGGCCAGGATGTTCAAGAGGGATTCGCTACTGTGCTCTTTGCCAGGAATTGTGCATAAACGCAACGAAACGAAATTAAGGTAAAATAAAGGCGATAAACTGTACTCCATAGGAACGGATCATAGTCCCAAACCATTGACGGTGAGCGTGGTCGAGTGGGACGCCGTTCCAGCCGCGTTTTGAGCGGTGCAAACGTACTCTCCCGCGTGTCTCGCGGTGATGACTGAGATCATGAGCATGCTAACGCGATCCGCGACCTTCGTCACAATTACGCCGGAGGAACCGCCCATCTCTTCTCCGGGATAGCTCCAACGTATGTTCAATGGCAGATCACCGGACGATACGGAACATTGCAGATTAGCGAACTCTCCGGCGTTCATGGGTAGCTTCTTGAACGAGAACTCCTCTATCATGGGCGGCACTGAGGGTGGAGGAGCGATGTATGGTTTGGTGTCGGGTCGCGAgcgcatgtatgtatgtacgtgAACATGAACGGTGTCATTACGTCGTGTGGTCCTGCGAAAGTCGACGGGTTGGCTGCGTCGTGATCAAAAATTCCCGCCAAAAATAGTTCTGTAACAATTTCATCGCGCGCGAAAAGATACTCCCAAGAACGTGCAGCCAACCCATTGGCCGGCAATATGTACAGCGACGCGATACTCTGTCGAGCAGCGGTTGCTACGAGTGGTGGACGCGCGAAGAAAGAACAATTCTGACAAGAATGCACCAGATTTCTTACGGTCGATCGTCGGCCACCGCCATACCAACTTCCAACGTTCCAAACGGAAGCGCTCGTGCCTCGTTTTCGAGACGCTTTCACGCTACCGTGATCAACTTGTTCGTGAAATCTGCAACGGGCTCGTCGTCCGTGTGCGTGTCCGCGTCCGCGTCCGTGTCCGTTTTCCGTACGCGGTTT of the Colletes latitarsis isolate SP2378_abdomen chromosome 9, iyColLati1, whole genome shotgun sequence genome contains:
- the LOC143345791 gene encoding cell adhesion molecule Dscam1-like, encoding MRSRPDTKPYIAPPPSVPPMIEEFSFKKLPMNAGEFANLQCSVSSGDLPLNIRWSYPGEEMGGSSGVIVTKVADRVSMLMISVITARHAGEYVCTAQNAAGTASHSTTLTVNGLGL